GCGCACACTGGCGGCCACTGCGGCAGCCATGGGGGCGGCCCTTGCCCTGATGCTGTGGCCGGCGCTGCTGAACGGCTTCCCCATCGTGTTCTTCGACACCGGCGGCTATATCGAGGCGGCGGTAAGCCGGGAGCTGGTCGATGGCCGGTCCCTGGTCTACGGCCTGTTCCTTCAGGTGACATCGCTGAATTGGCACAGCCTGTGGGGGCCGGTGCTGGTCCAGGCCGGCATCACGCTATGGCTGTTGCGCACCCTGTATCGGGGCCTCACGGGCGCCGACGCCCCGCGCGGCGGGCCGGTGCTGCTGGCCATCGTGGCGCTGCTGTCGGTGTTCACCGGCATGGCCTGGTATACCGCCCAGCTGATGCCGGACCTGATGATCCCGCTGGTGGTCGCGGCCCTGTGGCTGCTGGCCTTCCGCTGGAACGGCCTGTCGCGGTGGACCCGCGGCGGCCTGGCCGCCGTCGCCCTGCTGGGGCTGATGTCGCACATGTCGTGCATGGCGCTGGGCGCCGGCCTGGTGGCGGTGCTGGCGGCGATGAAGCTGCTGGGGCTGATCGGGCGTCCCCGGTCCTGGGCGGCGTTGCGCCTGGTGCCGGCGGCGGCCGTGGTGGCGGGGTCGGTGCTGCTGCTGCCCGCGATCAACGGCCTGGTGGCGGGGGAGGCGCAGCTGACCCCCGGCGGCCCCATGTTCCTGTTCGGTAGCCTGCTGCAGCAGGGCCAGGTACGGCGGCTGCTGGATGACCGCTGTCCCGCCGACCCCAAGGCCTACACCCTGTGCCCTTACCGCCACCGCCTGCCCGGGACGGCGGATGACTTCCTGTGGTCGGGCGATTCGCCGCTGGTGGCGCTGGGCGGATGGGACGACATGGCGCCCGAGGCGGCCCGCGTGAACATGGCGGTGGTGCGCGGTTATCCGCTGGCGCTGGCGCTGTCGTCCTTGCAGGCGGGGGTGGAGCAATTCTTCCGTTTCCGCACCGGCGACGGGCTGGACGAATACCATGACAGCACCCGCCAGGTGATGCATGACTTCCTGGCCCCGCTGGAACCGGCCTATTTGCGGGCCGACCAGCAGAGCGAGGGGCCGACACCCGGCATGGCCGAACTGTCCAACCATCTGGCGGTGCCGGCCGGGTTCGCGGCACTGGCGGTGCTGGCCCTGCTGCTCCCCCAAGCGGTAAGGCGTCGCGATGGCGTCGCCCTGGGGGCCCTGGTGTTCCTGTGGGCGGCGCTGGCCGGCAACGCCTTCATCTGCGGCGCCCTGTCCAACCCCCACAATCGTTACCAGAACCGCCTGGTCTGGCTGGCGCCGCTGTTCGCCGTCGCCATCGCCGGACGGTTGCGCGCCGGGTCCAAGGCCGGGGCCGGGGCGGCAGCCCCGCTTATCACCCCCGATATCCTGATACCCGAGACCCTGGCCGTGGAAATGGCGGCCATCGAGGGTGCGCCGGCGTCAAGTTCCTGACCTTCTTGGTAAGACGCAATCCCGGCCCGGTTGCGTTACGCTTTCCCGGTCATCATTCCAACCCGCCACCAGCCGACAGTTCATAGCCCGCCGCCGACGCCATCCAGGCGGGGCGGGACCAGCCCATGGAACCCGCGGATGATCCGCTTCAGCCTTCCCGTGCGCCTGCTGCTGGCCATCCTGCCGGCGGCGGGTGTCATGCTGGGGGGCATGATCCTGGTGACCCTGTCCCTGAGCCAGCAGGTGGTGGAACGGTTCGTCGGCGAATACGGCCGCGACACGGCCCAGCGCGAGGCCATGGCCATCAGTGCCGGCATCCGCCAGGAAATCACCATCGCCGAAGGCACCGCCCGCCTGGTTTCGTCCCTGGTGGCCACGCGCATGGACGAAGGCCGGGCCCCCACACTGGCCGACCGGCGGCAGGTCACGGAATATCTGCGCCAGGCCGCCGCCCTGCACCCCGAGGCCATCGGCGTGTGGTTTTACGCCGAACCGGACGCGCTGGGGCCCGACGCCGCGGCGCTGGCGACCGGCGACCGGCGGGTGGGCATGGCCGGCAGCGGCCGCTATGCCCTGTACGCCACCAGCCAGGAAGGGGCGACGCAACTGCAATCGCCGCCCGACGATTTCACGGCGCAGGATTACTACACCCTGGCAGCGCGCAGCCACCGCCTGGCCATCGTCCCGCCGCACATCTTCCCCATCCAGGGCCAGCCCACGGTGGTGGTGTCCCATGCCATTCCCGTCATGGCGGGCGACCGGCCGATCGGCGTGGCCGGCATCGACCTGGACCAGGGCCAGCGCGCCCGGATTTATGAGGGCCACCATCCCTTCGGGGCACCCATCGCCCTGATCAACACCGCGGGCGTGTGGAGCTACCATTCCGACCCGGTGCTGCTGGGCAGTGCCGCCACCTTCGGCACCGGGCCCGACGACCAGTTCTCCGTGGCGGAGCGGGTGTATGTGCAACAGGCGCAGCCCTATAGCGTGGAACGTCGGCTGGCCGACGGCACCCACGTGCGGCGCTTCGCCTGGCCGGTGGACCTGTTCCCCGGCGAGGGCGGGCGCCTGCTGATCATGGACGTGCCGCTGGACCGCCTGACCCGGCCCTTCACCGGCATCCGGTCCGCCATCCTGGTGGCGGGCATCCTGTGCGGCCTGCTGCTGGCCGGCCTGATGATCCTGGCCGTACGCCTGGTCGTGGCCCGGCCGCTGCACCGCCTGCAGGCGGGGGTGGAGCGGCTGAACCAGGGCGATTACGCCCGGACCCTGCCCGACCTGGACAGCCCGGACGTCGTCGGCGACCTGGCGCGGGGGCTGGAGACCTTCCGCCTGACCCTGGTGGAACGCGACCGGCTGCGCCAGGACCTGCAACGGGTGGCCGCCTGCATCGCCGTCGCCCACGACGCCATCTACATGGTCAGCCGCGACTATCGGGTGCTGTACGCCAACGACCGCACCCTGCGGCTGCTGGGTGTGACGGACGCCCAGGCCGTCATCGGCCGCCGCATCGCGGAATTCGTCTCCCCCGACACGGCCGTCATCCTGGCGGCTCTGCGCGCCCAGGCCACCGCCCACCTGGCCACCCGGGGAATGTGGACCGGCCGGGTGGACAATTGGACCACCCTGTCGGGCCACCATGTCGAGGCGGTGGAACTGATCGCCAGCAACGATGCCGGCGGCGACATCCTGGTGGTGGCCCGCGACGTGTCGGACCGCGACCGGGCGGAGCGCGACCGCCAGATGCTGCAGCGCCAGATCCTGCAACAGGACAAGATGGAGACGGTGGGCCGCCTGGCCGGCGGCATGGCCCACGATTTCAACAACCTGCTGGGCGCCATCCTGGGATATGCCGAATTCCTGGTGGCCGACCTGGCGCCCAATTCCACCGCGCGCGGCTATGCCGACCGCATCCTGGCGGTGGGCGCCCGGGCCAAGGATCTGGTGCGTCAGGTTCTGGGTGGCGCCCGTACCGATGCCGGCGCGCAAACGGCGATGGCGGCCGCCGACATCGTGGACGGTGCCCAACTGGTCCTGCGCTCCACCATACCGGCCACCACCCGCCTGGCCTGCATGGCGGAGGACGGGTTGCCGCCGGTGCGGGCCAACGCCACCCAGATGATGCAGGTGCTGATGAACCTGGTCATCAACGCCCACGACGCCCGCCGGGGCGAAACCGGGGACGTGGCGATCCGCCTGGTCCACGGCCCCCTGCCCTTCGGTGACGGCCAGGCGAACGGGGCGGTGCGCGAGGTGTTGCCGGCACCCGCCGGGCCGCAGGTGGTGCTTGAGGTGGCGGACCAGGGCATGGGCCTGGACCCGGACCATCTGGCCCGCCTGTTCGAACCCTTCTTCACCACCAAGGGGCGGGACAAGGGCACCGGCCTGGGCCTGGCCAATGTTCACAGCATCATCAAGGCCCATGGCGGCGGATTGGCCGTGGCCAGCCGCCAGGGCGCCGGCACCATCATCCGCATCAGCCTGCCGGGCCTGGCCGGCACCCCGCCGTCGTAAACGGAACCTGATGCCAGCGCCGGAGTGAACACCGCAGGGCTTCAATGAGGAAGCCCAAGCCGCCGGATGCTGGCGCCCGGCGGCTGAGGGGGCCTTTGGAGCGGAACGCGATCAATGTCGCGCGTATTACGGCCGCAGGCGGCTGGCGAACCAGCTGTCCATGGCGTCGTCGTAACTCCACCGGCCGTAAGGCGTGTTGATGCCGGAATAGGGCATGTCGTACGGCATGGCGGCATACGGGTAAGCGCCGTAGCCGTAGGGACCATAGCCACCATAGGAACCATAAGGACCGCCGCCCCAGCCGCCGCGCGGATGGCCGGACATCGTGGTCTGCGACACGGAGAGGGAGAAGCCGATGCCGCCGGCGCAGGGCCGGTAGGGGTTGCCGCCCTCACCATAGTTCAGGGTGGCGCCGCCGCCCCGTTCCACCATGCCGCCGCCGAAACCGACACCCATGGTCACGCTGCCGCTGGCACGGCAATCATCGTCCTCATCCCGGGACGCCCAGCGGCCGCCTTCGGGCGGGCGGGTGATGACACCGTCATCCCGGCCATCGGCGGCGGCAAGGCCCGGCCCATCCAGCACGGGCGGCCGGGCCGGCCCCTCATCGGCGACGGGACGGGCCTGCGCGGCGTCGGCCTGCGCCGTTCCCGCCTTGATCGACTCCGGCTTGACCGGCCCCATGGTGGAGGTGTTGACCGGATCCGGCTGCACCTGGGCCACGGCCGGTGCGGCACCCACCAGCAACGCGACCAGGCACGCGGACGCCAAACCCAGGCGGGGCAGCGGCAGGTGATCGGCGAGCGGGCGGGAGAAAGGCATCTTCGTTACTCCAAGGGCGTGCCAGGGCACGATAGCGGCAACGGCCCAGGGCTGAATATGGGGCGCATCGCCTCAGTTTTCACGACCAACCTGACAACAGCCTGTCGAAACCCGGGCCGGCCCATCAATCCTTACGGCTTGGGGGCCCTGCCGGCACGCAGACGGCCGGCGGCCAGGTCTTCGATCAGTTGGACATGGGCCGGCAGGCAGACGGTTTCCAGATCATACCGGCTGACCGCCGTCTCCCGCGCCCGGCGGCGCAGGCGCGCCAGCCGGTCCGGGCTCTCCAGGGCGGCGGCCACCGTGGCCGCCAGCCCCTCGGCGGAGAAGAAATCCACCAGCAGGCCGTTGCGGCCGTCGCGGACGACCTCGCGCACCGGCGGGGTGTCCGAGCCCACGATCAGGCAGCCCGCGGCCATCGCCTCCAGCAGGGACCAGGACAGCACGAAGGGGTAGGTCAGGTAGACGTGCACGGCGGAGACTTGCAGCACGTTCAGGAAGGTGGCGTAGGGCACCTTGCCCAGGAAGTGGACGCGGGACAGGTCCAGCCCCTGCCCCACCTCCGCCAGGTATTGGGCGCGATAATGCGGATGATCCGTCGGCCGCGACCCGTAACTGACCTCGTCGCCACCCAGGATGACGACATGGGCACGCGGGCGGCGACGCAGCAGGTCCGGCAGGGCGCGCATGAAGGTATGGAAGCCGCGATAGGGTTCCAGGTTGCGGTTGACGAAGGTGACCACCTCATCCCCCGCCTTCAACACCAGGGGATCGGTGGCGCCAAGGGGCGTGACGGTCAGCGTCGCCGTCGGGTCGGGCCTGACGAGATCCGTGTCGATGCCGTCATGCAGGGTGGTGAGCCGGGGGCGGACCTCCGCCGGGAACTGCTGTGCCTGCCATCGGGTGGGGGTGATGCCCCAATCCATGGACTGCAGGCCATGCAGCAGCGTGCTGTTGCGGATGCGGATACGGAAACGGTCGTCCAGGGTGCCGGGGAATTCCGGATCGAAGCCGACGTCGGCACCCTGCGTATTATAAAAAAACTCCAGGTAGGCCAACACCTTGGCCGTGGGGAACAAATCCTTCAGGAACAGCCCCTCGCCCCAGCCGGGATGCACGCAGATGACGTCCGGAACGAAACCCAGGCGGCGCAACTCCATGCAGGCCCGCAGGACCGCCTGCCCCCGCCGCACCGCCGCCTCGAACCCCACCAGATAGTGATGAATGCCGGAGGTGGCGCCCGCCGGGGTGGGATAACTCATCAAGGTCATCCCGCGCGGCAGGCTTTCCTGGTACTGGACGTTGGCCTGGTCGCCCAGGCACATCACCTCATGCCCGGCCGCCGCCAGGCGCGGCGCCAGGTTGCGGTACTGGCCGGGAAAATTCTGGTGAATGAACAGCAGCCTCATGGCGCGATGCCGGCCGGCGGGGTCACATAGGCCATGGCCCACAGGTTGAAGCCGTCATCCTTGGAAATCCGGACATGGCCGAAACCGGCCGCCAGCAAGGCGGCACCCAGGGTCTTGGCGGTGAAGCCGGTACGGTGCGCCATGAAATCGTTGCCTTGCGCCAACGCGGACCGCAGCCCGAAAATCATGTCCAGCGGTGTGATCGGCCCCGCCGGCGACATGTAGGCCACATCGTCCAGGCGGTCCTCCGCCACCCATTTGGCGATGGCCTGCAAATCCGGCAGCGTGATCAGGGCGAAACCCTCGGGCTTCAGCACGCGCCGGAATTCGCCCAGCGCCTTCGGCACCTCATGCGCCCGCAGATGTTCCACGTTGTGCGACGACCACACGGCATCCACGCTGCCGGCGTCCACCATGGACAGGTCGGTGATCGAGGCGATGATGTCCGGCTGTACGCGGGGATCGATATCCAGCCGCACCTCGCGCCATTCCCCGCTGTGGAACAGGCTGTGCAGTTTTTCCGGCTTTGCGACGCCGCAACCGACATGCAGCACGGTGCGGACCACGGGAGACTCAGGAACCATCGCTTCTTCCAACCAAATCCGCTTTACCCGATGACCGGGGGCGCGGCCGACGCCAGCCGCTTGCGGCGCGCCAGTTCCAGCAGTGCGTCGTTGATGCGGGGTGCCGTGGTGCCCAAGGGCATCAACATGCCGGCCCCCCGGGCGCGCAGGCGTTCCGCCTGGGCACCCAGATCAAAGGCGGCGATCGTCAGGCCACCGTCCAGCATCCGCGACAGGGTATAGCACCACGTCTCCGGCCAGACGGAAGGCAGAAGACCCAGGTGACAATTGGCCGCCTGGAGCAGCGCTGCAACCTCACCCTCCGCATATTGACCGGTGAGCAGGACCCGGCCGGTTTCCAGCAGGGGCTGGTCATCCTGGCTGTAACCGATCAACCGGAACTCCAACGCCAGATCCCGCGCGGCCGCGTCCCTGGCGCAGGAAAGCAGCACCTCATATCCCTTGGACCGCCCGATGGCGCCCACGATCGCGATACGGGTCACCGATGACGAGTCGCCAGCCACGGGGGTCGGCGGGGCTGACGGCGTTTCCGGATGCGCCTCCACCACCATCCTGGCCTGGGGCACATATGTGGCCATGCGGCGCGCCGTGTCCTGGGACGGACACACCACCCGCCGGGCGCCCGCCAGCAGATCACTTGCGAACCGGCGCCATGCGGCGGCTGACAGGCCTGGCCGCAGGCGGTGCCCGTTGGCCCGGATGCATGTTTCGCACACCGTGACCGCGGGTTCGCCGCAATACCGGCCATTGCCATCGATCAGGTCGATTCGCGGGCAAATCCAGACATAGTCGTGCACATGGACGTCATAGGGCCAATGGTCCGCCAGCGCGACCAAGGTGGCGTCAGTCGCCCGAATGACATGGTGCAGGATGACCCGCTCCACCCCCAGTGACCGAAGGTCACGGATCAGGTCGGCCAAGCCGGTGTCGGCATCATAAATGACGGATCGCAACAGGGGGACGTCCGGCGCCTCCAGCCGCAAGCGGGGCGCTGCGGCGGTGCCCTCGGGACGCAGCAGCAGGACGCGTATCCCCTGGGCGGTCAACGCCGCCACCTGCTGGTCCACGAACCGGTCGGTGCCGCCCCCCAGCTTGGGGCAGACCACCAGGCTGGGGCGGGGGCCGGACAACTTCAGCCAGGCCAGGTCCAAGGCCCGCCGGGCAGACGCCAAGGGATCGGCCGCGATGAAGGCATGGACCTGCGCCTGATAGTCAGGATGGCGCCGGTCCAGAAGGTCCAGCGCCGCCGCGATGCGCGCCGCCTTGCTGGGCCCGAAGGAGGAACCACCGATGTGGCCCACCAGGACATCCAGCGCGCCGATGTTGCGCCAGCCGCCCTCAGCCGCGCGGCAACAGAAATCGTTCTCTTCCCCATAGCCCTGGCCGAACGTTTCGGAATCGAAATAGCCAATTTCGTCCAGGCAGTCGCGGCGGACGTAGAAGCAGAAACCGATGCCGGTGGGCAGGTCCGCCGTCCGACCGGCCAGGGTGGTGGCGGCCAGGTCGTCCAGAAGCGGCACGGACACGGCCGCCAGATTGGTACCTTGAGGATCGGGATAGCTGAGGATGGTGGCGTCATTGGACAGGGGCGTCACCGTGCCGACATCATCGCCGCTATAGGCCGCCGCCGCCAGGCGCCGCAGCCAATCGCCATGAACCTCGGTGTCGGCGTTCAACAGGACGACATCGCGATCCGGATGCAACGCCATGCCGCGGTTCACCGTGCGGACGAATCCCAAATTACCGGCGTTGCGCAGGACGGTCGCCCACCCTTCCGACTCCACGGCATCCACCAAGGCAGTCACGTCGGCGTCCGCCGGGCCGTCGGCGATCAGGATCACCTCGAACCGGAGCCCCGCTGTGGCAGCCATCGACCCACGCAGAGCCTTCAGGCAAGCGGCCGTTGCCACCGCATCCCCGTAGATGGGAACGATGATGTCGATCGGCCGCCACCGGATGGCACCCGTCACCATCGTTGCGGACGGCGGGCGGCTCAAAGGAACCGGTTCGCCGGTTCCGGGGAAAACAGGGCGCGCCGCCGCCGGCCCCATACTTACCTGTTGGGGGCTTACGGCGTGCAGATCAGCCGGCGCGGAATCGGGACCGGGCCGGAACACCAGCCGCCGCGTCCAGCCCGCGCCGTCGTCCAGGCAGACGGCGACGGGGCGTCCGGGTGTCGCCGCGTCCCGGGCACGCACCGACCATTTGCGGCCGCCGGTTTCCACCGTTTCGACGATTTCGGCCACCAGCCGCGGTGCCCGTGTCCACTCGGCGGCGATGGGGCTGCCCGGCACGGGAATACCGTCCACCAGCACATGCAAGTCGGCATGCCCCGCCAGGGCAGTCGGCACGGGGAAGTCCAAAGCGACAACCCCACCCGCATCCGATGGCGCTGGCCGTAGGGACCGGCGGCCCAGGACAAGCCCGTTCCACACCAGACTGACGACCCCGTCGTTGCGGGGCGCGGCGTAACCGCCGACGCGGCCGTAAAGCGGGAATACCACCACCGGGCATTGCCCCGCCGCCACCAACGCGGCAAGGGCCGACCGGCAGTCGTCATTGGTCTCGGCATTCCAGGCCAGCGCCGACACCAGGCGCCGCAGAAGAGAGGGATCCGGGACCGCCGGCGCCCAGGCCCGCCATAGGCCTGCCGCCGCCAGCGGATGGGCACGGTCCAAATCCAAAGCCCGGACGAAAGAGGCTTGGGCCTGGGGCAGAAGCTGCCGGTGGAGCGCCACGATGCCGTCCAGCACCAGATCGTCGGGCAAGGGAGTTGGCAGACGAACCAGGCGCCCGGCCTGCAAGGCCGCCTCATCAAACTGGCCCAAGCCCATCAGGGC
The Azospirillaceae bacterium DNA segment above includes these coding regions:
- a CDS encoding glycosyltransferase family 4 protein, yielding MRLLFIHQNFPGQYRNLAPRLAAAGHEVMCLGDQANVQYQESLPRGMTLMSYPTPAGATSGIHHYLVGFEAAVRRGQAVLRACMELRRLGFVPDVICVHPGWGEGLFLKDLFPTAKVLAYLEFFYNTQGADVGFDPEFPGTLDDRFRIRIRNSTLLHGLQSMDWGITPTRWQAQQFPAEVRPRLTTLHDGIDTDLVRPDPTATLTVTPLGATDPLVLKAGDEVVTFVNRNLEPYRGFHTFMRALPDLLRRRPRAHVVILGGDEVSYGSRPTDHPHYRAQYLAEVGQGLDLSRVHFLGKVPYATFLNVLQVSAVHVYLTYPFVLSWSLLEAMAAGCLIVGSDTPPVREVVRDGRNGLLVDFFSAEGLAATVAAALESPDRLARLRRRARETAVSRYDLETVCLPAHVQLIEDLAAGRLRAGRAPKP
- a CDS encoding ATP-binding protein, translated to MIRFSLPVRLLLAILPAAGVMLGGMILVTLSLSQQVVERFVGEYGRDTAQREAMAISAGIRQEITIAEGTARLVSSLVATRMDEGRAPTLADRRQVTEYLRQAAALHPEAIGVWFYAEPDALGPDAAALATGDRRVGMAGSGRYALYATSQEGATQLQSPPDDFTAQDYYTLAARSHRLAIVPPHIFPIQGQPTVVVSHAIPVMAGDRPIGVAGIDLDQGQRARIYEGHHPFGAPIALINTAGVWSYHSDPVLLGSAATFGTGPDDQFSVAERVYVQQAQPYSVERRLADGTHVRRFAWPVDLFPGEGGRLLIMDVPLDRLTRPFTGIRSAILVAGILCGLLLAGLMILAVRLVVARPLHRLQAGVERLNQGDYARTLPDLDSPDVVGDLARGLETFRLTLVERDRLRQDLQRVAACIAVAHDAIYMVSRDYRVLYANDRTLRLLGVTDAQAVIGRRIAEFVSPDTAVILAALRAQATAHLATRGMWTGRVDNWTTLSGHHVEAVELIASNDAGGDILVVARDVSDRDRAERDRQMLQRQILQQDKMETVGRLAGGMAHDFNNLLGAILGYAEFLVADLAPNSTARGYADRILAVGARAKDLVRQVLGGARTDAGAQTAMAAADIVDGAQLVLRSTIPATTRLACMAEDGLPPVRANATQMMQVLMNLVINAHDARRGETGDVAIRLVHGPLPFGDGQANGAVREVLPAPAGPQVVLEVADQGMGLDPDHLARLFEPFFTTKGRDKGTGLGLANVHSIIKAHGGGLAVASRQGAGTIIRISLPGLAGTPPS
- a CDS encoding methyltransferase domain-containing protein; amino-acid sequence: MVPESPVVRTVLHVGCGVAKPEKLHSLFHSGEWREVRLDIDPRVQPDIIASITDLSMVDAGSVDAVWSSHNVEHLRAHEVPKALGEFRRVLKPEGFALITLPDLQAIAKWVAEDRLDDVAYMSPAGPITPLDMIFGLRSALAQGNDFMAHRTGFTAKTLGAALLAAGFGHVRISKDDGFNLWAMAYVTPPAGIAP
- a CDS encoding glycosyltransferase: MMDTDPFAGLLARIDAALANRDQQAAVALARQAVPTTGAGQSALRKLVHALMGLGQFDEAALQAGRLVRLPTPLPDDLVLDGIVALHRQLLPQAQASFVRALDLDRAHPLAAAGLWRAWAPAVPDPSLLRRLVSALAWNAETNDDCRSALAALVAAGQCPVVVFPLYGRVGGYAAPRNDGVVSLVWNGLVLGRRSLRPAPSDAGGVVALDFPVPTALAGHADLHVLVDGIPVPGSPIAAEWTRAPRLVAEIVETVETGGRKWSVRARDAATPGRPVAVCLDDGAGWTRRLVFRPGPDSAPADLHAVSPQQVSMGPAAARPVFPGTGEPVPLSRPPSATMVTGAIRWRPIDIIVPIYGDAVATAACLKALRGSMAATAGLRFEVILIADGPADADVTALVDAVESEGWATVLRNAGNLGFVRTVNRGMALHPDRDVVLLNADTEVHGDWLRRLAAAAYSGDDVGTVTPLSNDATILSYPDPQGTNLAAVSVPLLDDLAATTLAGRTADLPTGIGFCFYVRRDCLDEIGYFDSETFGQGYGEENDFCCRAAEGGWRNIGALDVLVGHIGGSSFGPSKAARIAAALDLLDRRHPDYQAQVHAFIAADPLASARRALDLAWLKLSGPRPSLVVCPKLGGGTDRFVDQQVAALTAQGIRVLLLRPEGTAAAPRLRLEAPDVPLLRSVIYDADTGLADLIRDLRSLGVERVILHHVIRATDATLVALADHWPYDVHVHDYVWICPRIDLIDGNGRYCGEPAVTVCETCIRANGHRLRPGLSAAAWRRFASDLLAGARRVVCPSQDTARRMATYVPQARMVVEAHPETPSAPPTPVAGDSSSVTRIAIVGAIGRSKGYEVLLSCARDAAARDLALEFRLIGYSQDDQPLLETGRVLLTGQYAEGEVAALLQAANCHLGLLPSVWPETWCYTLSRMLDGGLTIAAFDLGAQAERLRARGAGMLMPLGTTAPRINDALLELARRKRLASAAPPVIG